AGAAATGCAAAACCAGGCCAAAGGATACATCGAAGGCGGGCAATCTGACAGTCTACTGGAACTCTTTCACCGCGCTAAGTCGGGTGATTCCGAGGCTCTCGATCAATTCTTCGCGCTCATCAAGGCGCGAGTTTCATCCTTCGGCAAGAGGGTCTGCGGCAACTTGGAGGACGCTTATGACATGTTGCAGGAGACCTTGCTTTCGATGTTCAAATCGCTTCCTAAGCTCGACTTCAAAGATCCAAAGGCCTTGAACGTGTGGCTCTACAGAGTGGCCGTGAATGCCTGCCTGATGATGCGACGCAAAGGCAAGTTCGAACCCGAGCATGAACTCTCACTTGACGAATTCATCCCAGGCGGCCAAGACGATGGGAAAACCCTTGAAATCCCCGATTGGTCGAATATCCCCGAAGAGAGATTGCTCGAAAACGAGATCAAGGAAGCCGTAAACAGGGCGACGCAAGCCTTGCCAGCGAACTACCGAAAAGTGCTGGTGCTCAGAGATATGGAAGGGCTTTCAACGAAAGATGTAGCCAAAGTATTGGGCATCTCCGAGCACAACGTTAAGATTCGCTTGCATCGCGCCCGGCTTGCTCTGCGGCGGGAACTGGAGGGATACTTCCTCGCTCATAGGCAAGGGCTGGATCAAAGGATTGAACTCAAACGAGCTAGTATTCCGCAAGAAAGCAAGTCGGCCTGCCGTGATATACTCCAGAAGCTCTCCGAATACTTAGACGGCCAACTCCGCCCCAAGCTGTGTCAGCGCATTGAGCGCCACCTGCAAGACTGTGCCCCATGCGTGGCGTTTGTCAATACGCTGCGGAAAACGATCGAACTATGTCGAAGCTATGCCGCCGACGAAAAGATGACAATTCCGCCAGAGGAGAAGGAAAAGCTCAGAGCGGCCTTGGAGGCCTGTCGGCAGGCGATCTTGCAGGATCGGACATCGCCTTGACCCTCAGTATGTGTTCCATCAGTTTGGCCTGAACGCCCAGGTCAATTCTGAACGGGCGCCTTAGCGCGCTCCCGCATCCTTCGCTCTAGTCGCGTGAGCCACCAGATGACCCCCACTAACATCAGGGCAAATGCCAGAGCCACCGGCAGAACGGGCAACCCCAACACAGAAGGGATCGTGATCTTCCCCAGGTTTGCCGGTTCGATCAGGATCGGCTTCAGCCAAGGATAGACGACGATGAACGCCAATGCGCCCATCAGTCCTCCCACCACGGCCAAGATCGCTTCGCCGATGCCAGAGCCAAGGCCCACAACGGCGGTCCCCGGACAATACCCGCCGAGCGCGATGCCGACTCCGAAAATGAACCCGCCAGCGATTACACCCCACAGGTACAACGGTTTGATCTTCCAATGAACCAGCTCTGGCGACAACGCGCTGAGCGCTGCGATCCCGATCAAGCTCACCACGATGGCCGTCAGCATCACCTTGAGCATCGTGAAATCTCTCAGCCAAAGACCGCGATGCACGAGATTGCACCGGCTGAATCCGGCCCGGTGCAGCGCAAATCCAAACCCGATGCCCGTGAGGAATCCTAAAAGTAGCGTCGTGGTCATCTCAATTCCCTCCTTGACGAATTACCGGGACGGCTCTCGGAACAAAAGCTTGGCGAAGAGCATCCCGGTACCAAAGGCCACGGCTCCGAAAACCAGTCCGCTAATGGCCATCTGTGCCATTCCGCTCAACATGTGCCCGGTCGTACATCCTCCGGCGAGCCTCGCTCCGAAGATGAAGAGGAACCCGCCCAGCCAGGCGCGAACGTAGCGCCGCATCCGGCTGCCCTCGAAACCCGTCACGCAGACGGGCGCAACGGCCGGCTGGCTGTGAAGCCCTCCCTTCATGCGGCCTAAAAGAAAAGAGAGCAATGCTCCCGTAAATAACCCCGCCAGGAGCATCACCTCCCAGGTGACTCCAGTTCCGATCTCGCGTAGATAGAGCTGTTGCGCGGCGAAACCGGGGAAGAGGCGATCAAGCACCAATCCAACAAACTGCGGATAGGCCGTTGAGACGCCAAGGGGTGCGACCGTGGCGATGGCAAATATCTGCACGAGCCCAATCAACGCGCCCCATTTCAGCCAATTTGGCATGCGAGCCGCATCTGACTTCCCTGTCGCCGGAAATGTGCGTACTTTCATTTCACTAACAGCCATACATGAAATCCTCCATCATTTATCCAGGCTCACTGAGTAGCCGTCCGGCTGAGGCGATCAAAGACAGGCCGGCCTGCTCATCAACGTAGACGCTGTCGCTGCTCAGACCCCGCGATTCTACGCCGTGCTCTTTCAGTTGTGGCGTGATCTCAGCGACCGCCAGAAACTTGGTGGTACACACCGGAGTCAAATCCGCCAGTTGCGAGAACGATAGCAACCAATCCCCACTGAAGTCTCCAAGCCCCACCCGGCCGTGCGTTATCTCGGCCTCAAGGGCCGGAGCCGGCTCACCCAGCCGAGGTAGACTCGGTCCAGCGGCTACGCTCATCCTTTTTCTTCCTCCCTCTCGCTGATCCACACGTGATAAATGCATTGTGCGGGGATACGGATACACTGGCGCTGTTTTTCTCAAGCTGGCCTCAATGATGTGCAGCAAACTACCAGCCTGGTCCAGGCCATTATGGATACAGAACGGATCGAAAGCCCAACGATATTGACCTCGCTGTCGCGCCTTTGCTGCTCAAAGCTTTCACATCGAATCTCCAAAACAGATTGTGGGGAATCACGTCAAACCTCTATAGTGTATCTTCTTTTGATGATCCGCATTTCTAACATCGGAGAGGCAGGATTCATAGCATAGCAGTGAAGAGACGGTTGAAAGAATGGCGGTGGGTTTGAACGTGATTCTTGGATTGTTACTGAGCGCGGCCATCGGTTTATCGCTGGGATTGATTGGTGGCGGCGGCTCGATTATCACGGTGCCGGTGCTCGTTTATGTGATCGGCGTCGAGCCGCATCAGGCCATAGGTATGTCGCTTGCCGTGGTAGGTGTCACCAGCCTGATCGGTGCGGTCCTTCATTCGCGGCGCGACACGGTGCGTTGGGGAACGGGTCTGCTTTTCGGCGGTTCCGGGATTTTCGGGGCATTTTTCGGCGCGCGGCTGACACATCTGTTTTCGCCGGGGGCGTTGCTGCTGCTGTTTGCCGCCTTGATGATAGTGATCGCGCTACTGATGTTGAAAAAGAAGCCACACGAAGTCAACGGAAACGGATCGCGGCAGTTCAGTTTTGGCAAGGCCATCTTGGCCGGCGTAGGCGTCGGCACATTGACAGGTTTTCTTGGCGTGGGCGGCGGTTTCCTCGTGGTGCCGGCAATGAGGCTCTTTGGTGGGCTGGCGATGAAGGAGGCCATCGGCACATCGCTTGTGGTGATCGCCATTAACTGCGCCGCCGGATTGCTGGGGCAGATGCAGCATGGCAGCGACTTCGACATGGGAATGACAATTTTGGTGGCAACGCTGGCGGCTATCGGTATGCTGGCGGGCGTGACATTCTCGCATAACACGTCGGCGGAACGGCTTAACAAAGGATTCGCAGCTTTTGTGTTGGCTGTAGCAATCTTCCTGGTGGCGAAAAACTATCAGGTGCTGATCGCCTGGTGATTAGCACGAGCAGCGCGTCGGAGAGATTGACGGAGCATAAGACGAAGGTTGAAGGTTGACGACTTCATCGCGAGGTTCAGGTGACCATCGCTACGAAGCTGATCCCACCGACAGCAGGCGCGCGCGGCACTGCCTGGCCTCTTTGAGCACTACGGAGAGGTGAGCCAGAGCATGTGCTGCAGAATGGATGTGCAAGTCCAGGTCAATGTCGGTTGATACTTGGTGCGCGTTGAGTGACGAATGGGTGGAAGTCTGCCAATGTGTCGCGCTTGATTATACCAATGGCGGCGAAAAAGACCACGTTTGTGGAGTCACACAGCATGGCCGAACCTGAGCTGACAGAGCGCGACGCTTGACGTGCAACGTCGTATATCGCAGCGATTTGCGCACAGCATGGCCGAACCTGGGCTGACAGAGCGCGAACCTGCGATCTTCGCTTCGGCATTTGGTATCACATTTGGAGTTTGGTCATTGGAATTTGTTTCGGATTTGGTGCTTCGGATTTCCCCGCAGGGGTTCGGATTCCTAAAGAGGCACTAGGGTCGCTTATGACGCTCGAAAAGAAGAGAACAAATGCTCACCGAGCCAGCGAGCACCGTGACGAGTGAACATCCGTTGCCAAAGTGCATCAACGCTCAAGCTGTCAACGCTCGCCCTACGCCTGCTCACACTAAGCTGAGTTTGTTCATGTGATGAGAAGCGCGTCAACGCTCGGACTAGAGCGGTTTGCGAATGACTCTGGGAGCGCCCGCTCGCAGCGTGCACATTAGCTCGCAAGATGCGTGGCCTGCAGGCCAAAGGCAAATTAAAATCGCTCTAAGGCTATCGGCTCTGCGCTCTCTTGGCGCGAGAGGCGCAGGCATTAACCCGTCACCCTCCTGCTAAGCATGAATCAGGGAGTGGACTCCACAGCTTTGATTCTTCGGCTGGTTCCTCCTCATCCTCAGGGCATTCGAGCTGTTTCCTGAGCGTAGGGGCTTTCGGGTCTTTTTTCTTTTCTTCTTCGACGACAGCCTTGAGTCGTTTTTTGATCTCTTGGAACTCCGGCGAGTCGGTGATGTAGTTCTCTTTCGGCGGCAAGAAGGCAATTTCGCGGAAGGTGCTCACAATCCGGTCGTAAAACGGCGGATGCGTGCGGAAGAAACTCACGCTCCGGATATAGCCCTTCTCGCTCGCCATCTTGTCAAAGAAGCTCACAAAGCCTCTGGGATCATAGCCAGCTTTCCACAAATACTGCGCCCCCAACTGGTCAGCTTCGACTTCAAACGCGCGGCTGACACCAAGCAACGCGAGGCTCAATGCCAGGCCTAACCCGTAGAACCCATATTGCAGAGCATAATACACGCCGACCGTGGCCACACCGCCCGTGAAGATCAACGCAGCGACTTGGGCGGCTTGATAGATAATGTTGGCAATGGTGGCGCGTGTCATCAATCGGGCTGAATGGCGCGCCGTAATGTGGGCAATCTCGTGCGCCAACACGCCGGCCAACTCCGATTCGTTCTCCGCTTTTAGAATCAATCCTGAATTGATGTAGAGGAACCCACCGGGCAAGGCAAAGGCGTTGATCTCGTCGGTGCGAAGCACTTTGACCCGCAGTGGCACTTTCAGGTCAGAGTTGTTTCCAATTTTCTCAGCAAGGTTGCGAATGTACGTATTGACGGTTTCGTCCTCCAGTTCAGGCGGCAGCAGGCCATACCGATGCAGTTCTTTGACTGCTTCCTCACCTCGTTTGATGTCTTTCTCCTGCCCCTCGCCCAACTCCCGGAAGCCGATGTCCTCAACATCGCCGTGCTTACGCTGTCGCGCCCGGCCCGAAGCGATTGTCTGAGCGACTTCGGCTTTGACGCCCGGCCACTCTCTCAAGAGGTCGAGCTTGGCCAGTCTGTTATCATAGAGCACATTAAGCCCGTGTTCGCGTTCAACCTTGGTTCGGGCAGACTTCTTTCGAAATCTCAAAATTTGACATTGCAGCTCCTGACGCCGCTTGGCCATCTCGGCATCATCGCGCGACGCGCTCTTGTTCAGGCGATCCAACTCCTGTCGGGCTTGCTTGATCTGCCGGTCCAGCGCTTGCTCTTGGTCCTTCAGGCGCGTCTGTTCGGCCTTCTTTTCCCTCTCCAATTTTTTCTTGAACGCCTCGATTTCTGCCGGTCGAATCGTGAGTGTGGGCGCGATATCCAACACCTGCAAGTAGGATTGCTGGACCAACTGCTCGAGCGAAGGTGTAACGTCATCCGCGCGCGCTGCAGTAGGCCGAGGCCCGCGCAGCAGTGCTACTACGGACAGCACCAAAATCCAACATGTTATTTTTCGCATCCTCATAACCACTCCTCAGTTTTGAATTTTGATCCATCACAGCACAGGGGCGCAAGCTCATCGCCACACGGCGATGGGCTTGCAGCACATCAGGGCCTACGAAGATAATTAAAAACTATGCATAAATGCTAATTGGCCTGCAAAAGACCACGTTTCACGAAGCAGAGAGGATGGCAGGAGATGACCTTACCGAGCGGCCATCGCTGGTTTTCA
This genomic interval from Blastocatellia bacterium contains the following:
- a CDS encoding YeeE/YedE family protein, whose protein sequence is MAVSEMKVRTFPATGKSDAARMPNWLKWGALIGLVQIFAIATVAPLGVSTAYPQFVGLVLDRLFPGFAAQQLYLREIGTGVTWEVMLLAGLFTGALLSFLLGRMKGGLHSQPAVAPVCVTGFEGSRMRRYVRAWLGGFLFIFGARLAGGCTTGHMLSGMAQMAISGLVFGAVAFGTGMLFAKLLFREPSR
- a CDS encoding sigma-70 family RNA polymerase sigma factor, with translation MQNQAKGYIEGGQSDSLLELFHRAKSGDSEALDQFFALIKARVSSFGKRVCGNLEDAYDMLQETLLSMFKSLPKLDFKDPKALNVWLYRVAVNACLMMRRKGKFEPEHELSLDEFIPGGQDDGKTLEIPDWSNIPEERLLENEIKEAVNRATQALPANYRKVLVLRDMEGLSTKDVAKVLGISEHNVKIRLHRARLALRRELEGYFLAHRQGLDQRIELKRASIPQESKSACRDILQKLSEYLDGQLRPKLCQRIERHLQDCAPCVAFVNTLRKTIELCRSYAADEKMTIPPEEKEKLRAALEACRQAILQDRTSP
- a CDS encoding M48 family metalloprotease — encoded protein: MRKITCWILVLSVVALLRGPRPTAARADDVTPSLEQLVQQSYLQVLDIAPTLTIRPAEIEAFKKKLEREKKAEQTRLKDQEQALDRQIKQARQELDRLNKSASRDDAEMAKRRQELQCQILRFRKKSARTKVEREHGLNVLYDNRLAKLDLLREWPGVKAEVAQTIASGRARQRKHGDVEDIGFRELGEGQEKDIKRGEEAVKELHRYGLLPPELEDETVNTYIRNLAEKIGNNSDLKVPLRVKVLRTDEINAFALPGGFLYINSGLILKAENESELAGVLAHEIAHITARHSARLMTRATIANIIYQAAQVAALIFTGGVATVGVYYALQYGFYGLGLALSLALLGVSRAFEVEADQLGAQYLWKAGYDPRGFVSFFDKMASEKGYIRSVSFFRTHPPFYDRIVSTFREIAFLPPKENYITDSPEFQEIKKRLKAVVEEEKKKDPKAPTLRKQLECPEDEEEPAEESKLWSPLPDSCLAGG
- a CDS encoding sulfite exporter TauE/SafE family protein → MAVGLNVILGLLLSAAIGLSLGLIGGGGSIITVPVLVYVIGVEPHQAIGMSLAVVGVTSLIGAVLHSRRDTVRWGTGLLFGGSGIFGAFFGARLTHLFSPGALLLLFAALMIVIALLMLKKKPHEVNGNGSRQFSFGKAILAGVGVGTLTGFLGVGGGFLVVPAMRLFGGLAMKEAIGTSLVVIAINCAAGLLGQMQHGSDFDMGMTILVATLAAIGMLAGVTFSHNTSAERLNKGFAAFVLAVAIFLVAKNYQVLIAW
- a CDS encoding YeeE/YedE family protein; this translates as MTTTLLLGFLTGIGFGFALHRAGFSRCNLVHRGLWLRDFTMLKVMLTAIVVSLIGIAALSALSPELVHWKIKPLYLWGVIAGGFIFGVGIALGGYCPGTAVVGLGSGIGEAILAVVGGLMGALAFIVVYPWLKPILIEPANLGKITIPSVLGLPVLPVALAFALMLVGVIWWLTRLERRMRERAKAPVQN
- a CDS encoding redoxin domain-containing protein yields the protein MSVAAGPSLPRLGEPAPALEAEITHGRVGLGDFSGDWLLSFSQLADLTPVCTTKFLAVAEITPQLKEHGVESRGLSSDSVYVDEQAGLSLIASAGRLLSEPG